A part of Setaria viridis chromosome 8, Setaria_viridis_v4.0, whole genome shotgun sequence genomic DNA contains:
- the LOC117866520 gene encoding laccase-15, whose protein sequence is MKFSSSPAASAAIAIAVVFFLSAKAPPSANAAVVEHTFVVSQVKMTHLCNETLVTVVNGQFPGPAIEVTEGDSVAVHVVNKSPHNLTIHWHGVKQRMNCWADGVPMITQCPILPNQSFTYRFNVAGQEGTLWWHAHVSFLRATLHGALVIRPRRGSSSYPFPKPYMEIPIIIGEWWQMDLFKADWGIKQHKIDAYYTASTINGKLGDIYNCSGAVEDGYKLDVEPGKTYLLRVINAALFAEYYLKIAGHKFTIVAADANYVTPYTTDVIAIAPGETVDALVVADAAPGRYYMVALPNQSPKPDPQSPVLITRGIVQYSNKQKPGNGVEHPSFDIPVSPEMPDQHDLMPSFYFHGNLTSLVHHPQRPRVPTRVDERLFITLGLGSICRQGHSSCGRSESDDSLIVATMNNVSFQQPALEMPLLEMHYYNPDRVATMLQELPNKPPMVYNYTDPALIPLGPKEAKLEPSSEATVARRFRQGSVVEVVFQGTALLQSESNPMHLHGHDVFVLAQGEGTYDAGRDAARYNLVNPPIKNTVHVPRLGWVALRFVADNPGIWYMHCHFGFHLSMGMLALFIVEDGRTVGTSLPAPPADFPTCGHDHKLMPTELYPI, encoded by the exons ATGAAGttcagcagctcgccggcggcgtctgCAGCGATCGCCATCGCtgtcgtcttcttcctctctgcCAAAGCACCACCATCGGCCAATGCTGCTGTCGTCGAACACACCTTTGTT GTGAGCCAGGTGAAAATGACGCACTTGTGCAACGAGACGCTGGTCACCGTTGTGAACGGGCAGTTCCCAGGCCCTGCGATAGAGGTCACAGAGGGAGACTCAGTTGCTGTTCATGTCGTCAACAAGTCACCCCACAACCTAACAATccactg GCATGGCGTGAAGCAGCGGATGAACTGTTGGGCAGATGGGGTGCCAATGATCACACAGTGCCCAATTCTACCGAACCAGAGCTTCACCTACAGGTTCAATGTTGCTGGACAGGAAGGCACACTGTGGTGGCATGCTCACGTTTCCTTCCTCCGGGCAACCTTGCACGGCGCCTTAGTCATCCGGCCGAGACGCGGGTCCAGCTCGTACCCTTTTCCGAAGCCTTACATGGAGATCCCTATCATTATAG GCGAGTGGTGGCAGATGGACCTTTTTAAGGCGGACTGGGGCATTAAGCAGCATAAGATTGATGCTTACTACACTGCATCGACAATAAACGGAAAGCTTGGAGACATCTATAACTGCTCTG GTGCCGTGGAAGATGGATACAAGCTAGATGTGGAGCCTGGGAAAACCTACCTGCTACGAGTAATCAATGCCGCGCTCTTCGCCGAGTACTACCTAAAGATTGCCGGCCACAAGTTCACGATTGTCGCTGCAGATGCCAACTATGTTACCCCCTACACCACAGATGTCATTGCCATTGCACCTGGCGAAACGGTCGATGCCCTTGTGGTCGCCGACGCAGCCCCCGGCAGATACTACATGGTAGCCCTGCCCAACCAGTCACCGAAGCCAGACCCGCAGAGCCCGGTGCTCATCACGAGAGGAATAGTACAGTATAGCAACAAGCAAAAGCCTGGCAATGGAGTGGAACATCCATCCTTTGATATTCCAGTGTCACCAGAGATGCCTGACCAGCATGACCTGATGCCATCGTTCTACTTCCATGGCAACCTGACCAGCTTAGTACACCATCCTCAACGCCCACGAGTGCCAACTCGTGTTGATGAGAGATTGTTCATCACACTCGGCCTGGGCTCCATCTGCCGGCAAGGACATTCCTCGTGCGGGAGGAGTGAGAGCGATGATTCCCTTATCGTGGCGACGATGAACAACGTCTCCTTCCAGCAACCCGCGCTAGAGATGCCATTATTGGAGATGCACTACTACAACCCCGACCGCGTGGCAACCATGCTGCAAGAGCTTCCGAACAAGCCGCCGATGGTATACAACTACACTGATCCAGCCCTGATCCCACTGGGACCCAAGGAGGCGAAGTTGGAGCCTTCATCCGAGGCAACGGTTGCCCGGCGTTTTAGGCAAGgctcggtggtggaggtggtgttcCAAGGTACGGCGTTGTTGCAGAGCGAGTCGAACCCGATGCACCTACATGGCCATGACGTGTTTGTGCTAGCTCAGGGGGAAGGCACCTATGACGCCGGGAGGGATGCAGCAAGGTACAACCTTGTGAATCCACCCATCAAGAACACCGTGCATGTCCCGAGGCTAGGGTGGGTTGCTCTCCGGTTTGTCGCAGATAATCCAG GGATATGGTACATGCATTGCCACTTTGGTTTTCATCTGTCAATGGGCATGCTAGCATTGTTCATCGTCGAGGATGGGAGGACAGTGGGCACATCCCTCCCTGCACCACCTGCGGATTTTCCGACATGTGGCCATGACCACAAACTGATGCCAACTGAATTGTACCCTATCTAA